A single region of the Pseudomonas sp. GGS8 genome encodes:
- a CDS encoding 1-aminocyclopropane-1-carboxylate deaminase, protein MNLNRFKRYPLTFGPSPITPLKRLSEHLGGKVELYAKREDCNSGLAFGGNKTRKLEYLIPEALEQGCDTLVSIGGIQSNQTRQVAAVAAHLGMKCVLVQENWVNYSDAVYDRVGNIEMSRIMGADVRLDAAGFDIGIRPSWEKAMNDVVERGGKPFPIPAGCSEHPYGGLGFVGFAEEVREQEKQLGFKFDYIVVCSVTGSTQAGMVVGFAADGRSKNVIGIDASAKPEKTKAQILRIARHTAELVELGREITEDDVVLDTRFAYPEYGLPNEGTLEAIRLCGSLEGVLTDPVYEGKSMHGMIEMVRRGEFPEGSKVLYAHLGGAPALNAYSFLFRNG, encoded by the coding sequence ATGAACCTGAATCGTTTTAAACGTTATCCGCTGACCTTCGGTCCTTCTCCGATCACGCCCTTGAAACGCCTCAGCGAACACCTGGGCGGCAAGGTCGAGTTGTATGCCAAACGTGAAGACTGCAACAGTGGCCTGGCCTTCGGCGGCAACAAGACGCGCAAGCTCGAATACCTGATTCCCGAGGCACTCGAACAGGGCTGCGACACCCTGGTCTCCATCGGCGGGATCCAGTCGAACCAGACCCGGCAGGTCGCCGCCGTCGCTGCCCACCTCGGCATGAAGTGTGTGCTGGTGCAGGAAAATTGGGTGAACTACTCCGACGCCGTGTATGACCGGGTCGGCAATATCGAGATGTCCCGCATCATGGGTGCGGACGTACGACTGGACGCTGCAGGGTTCGACATCGGTATTCGGCCCAGCTGGGAGAAGGCCATGAACGACGTGGTGGAACGGGGTGGCAAGCCGTTCCCGATACCGGCGGGTTGTTCCGAACATCCCTACGGCGGGCTCGGGTTCGTCGGCTTTGCCGAGGAAGTGCGGGAGCAGGAAAAACAACTGGGGTTCAAGTTCGATTACATCGTGGTCTGCTCCGTCACCGGCAGTACCCAGGCCGGCATGGTCGTCGGTTTCGCCGCGGACGGCCGTTCGAAGAACGTTATCGGCATTGATGCCTCGGCCAAGCCCGAGAAAACCAAGGCACAGATCCTGCGTATCGCCCGGCACACCGCTGAGCTGGTGGAACTGGGTCGTGAGATCACCGAAGACGACGTGGTGCTCGATACACGCTTCGCCTACCCGGAATATGGTTTGCCCAACGAAGGTACGCTGGAAGCCATTCGTCTGTGCGGTAGCCTTGAAGGTGTGTTGACCGACCCAGTGTATGAAGGCAAATCCATGCACGGGATGATCGAAATGGTCCGCCGTGGCGAGTTCCCCGAAGGCTCGAAAGTGCTTTACGCACACCTGGGCGGGGCACCTGCGCTGAACGCCTACAGTTTCCTGTTCCGCAACGGCTGA
- a CDS encoding transketolase — protein MHAISQSAVWIKEPSADAGVVIVTSAALPKYMIDKLHVAIDDWDQVAYLAVKQSEELMVDWLRVGSSPEQSAGGYACYASHLLRSVSHGSFLLDVEVGTVPGLTWLGSVRGHPLRVVELGTIASSTAAMDQQVEQVLSATRRLAKSVLQARGVI, from the coding sequence ATGCATGCGATATCGCAATCCGCAGTCTGGATCAAGGAGCCTTCGGCGGATGCCGGAGTGGTCATCGTGACCAGCGCCGCGTTGCCCAAATACATGATCGACAAGCTGCACGTGGCGATAGATGACTGGGACCAGGTGGCTTATCTAGCCGTCAAGCAATCCGAGGAGTTGATGGTCGACTGGTTGCGGGTCGGGTCTAGCCCGGAGCAATCTGCTGGGGGCTACGCGTGTTATGCCAGCCACCTGTTGCGCTCCGTCTCCCACGGCAGTTTTTTACTGGATGTCGAAGTCGGCACGGTTCCCGGCTTGACCTGGCTGGGGTCCGTGCGCGGTCACCCGTTGCGCGTCGTCGAACTGGGAACGATAGCCTCATCCACCGCAGCGATGGATCAACAGGTAGAACAAGTGCTTTCGGCGACCCGCCGTCTGGCGAAAAGCGTGCTGCAGGCGCGCGGCGTCATTTAG
- a CDS encoding dihydrolipoyllysine-residue acetyltransferase, which translates to MKNVHEVRMPDIGDAKDVGVIEILVKAGNAVVEGQPLIIVETDKASMEIPSPQAGVLQSLAVKLDDKVSEGSSIAFIEIDRPLSVLPQPDIAPVAEAVATCAEPERVVATPSPTETNGSLTDLPLASPSVRKFSRELGVSLKAIQGTGARHRITKDDVLAHVKGALTAQAPAANAQPLGGLLPWPVVDFAKYGPVESKALSRIKTISGANLHRNWVMIPHVTNHDDADITLLEQFRVQMNQEKAQGGIKITLLALLMKACAAALKKFPEFNASLNGDELVFKRYFHIGFAADTPQGLVVPVIKDVDQKGVLAIAREMSALAEKARAGKLSVSDMSGGCFSISSLGGIGGTYFTPIINAPEVAILGVGKSRERLAMEDGQVVTRNILPLSLSWDHRVIDGAAAGRFNAYLGSVLADYRRLVL; encoded by the coding sequence ATGAAGAATGTGCATGAAGTTCGAATGCCCGACATCGGCGATGCCAAGGATGTCGGTGTCATTGAAATCCTGGTCAAGGCGGGCAATGCGGTAGTCGAAGGGCAGCCCCTGATCATCGTCGAGACCGACAAGGCGTCCATGGAGATTCCTTCGCCGCAAGCGGGCGTGTTGCAATCATTGGCGGTCAAGCTGGATGACAAGGTCAGCGAAGGATCGTCGATTGCCTTTATCGAGATTGATCGGCCATTGTCAGTGCTTCCACAACCGGATATCGCACCTGTAGCCGAAGCTGTTGCAACCTGCGCCGAACCCGAGCGGGTCGTTGCGACACCATCGCCAACTGAAACCAATGGTTCACTAACGGACTTGCCGCTGGCATCGCCCTCGGTGCGTAAGTTCTCTCGGGAACTGGGTGTTTCACTCAAGGCCATTCAGGGCACGGGAGCGCGTCATCGCATCACTAAGGATGATGTCCTGGCCCATGTAAAAGGGGCTCTGACCGCCCAGGCGCCGGCGGCCAATGCTCAGCCGTTGGGTGGTTTATTACCTTGGCCGGTGGTTGATTTCGCCAAATATGGGCCGGTGGAAAGCAAGGCGCTGTCCCGGATCAAGACAATCAGTGGCGCTAACTTACACCGCAATTGGGTGATGATTCCTCACGTTACCAATCATGACGATGCGGATATCACATTGCTGGAACAGTTCCGTGTGCAGATGAACCAGGAAAAAGCACAAGGCGGAATAAAGATCACGTTGCTGGCCTTGTTGATGAAAGCCTGTGCGGCGGCGCTGAAAAAGTTTCCGGAGTTCAATGCCAGCCTCAATGGCGACGAACTGGTGTTTAAGCGTTACTTCCATATCGGGTTTGCCGCCGATACGCCGCAGGGGTTGGTCGTTCCTGTGATCAAGGATGTAGACCAGAAAGGCGTGCTGGCGATTGCGCGGGAAATGTCAGCGCTTGCTGAGAAGGCTCGTGCAGGTAAGTTGAGCGTTAGCGATATGAGTGGCGGCTGCTTTTCCATCTCATCGTTGGGCGGGATTGGCGGGACCTATTTCACGCCGATCATCAATGCGCCCGAGGTCGCCATATTGGGGGTGGGTAAAAGCAGGGAAAGACTGGCGATGGAAGATGGGCAAGTGGTCACGCGGAACATTCTGCCATTGAGCCTGAGCTGGGATCATCGCGTGATCGATGGCGCCGCCGCCGGGCGTTTCAATGCCTATCTGGGCAGTGTGCTGGCGGATTACCGCAGGCTTGTTTTGTAG
- a CDS encoding Lrp/AsnC family transcriptional regulator has protein sequence MSATNNHKKPGTSGAEPHPLDRTDRAILKTLQRDASISNVALAEKVKLSAPACLRRVERLKQAGLIKGIVALLDNQALDAGMVVLIGVVLDRSTPESFAAFEAAAQKVSGCMECHVVTGEFDYFMLIRTKDSNSFNRLHAEQLLYLPGVRQIRSFMGLRQVLSTTHIPL, from the coding sequence ATGAGCGCAACAAATAATCACAAGAAACCCGGCACTTCAGGTGCGGAGCCGCACCCGCTGGACCGGACCGACCGCGCCATTCTCAAGACCCTGCAGCGAGACGCCTCTATCTCCAATGTGGCGCTCGCCGAGAAGGTGAAACTGAGCGCGCCGGCCTGCCTGCGACGAGTCGAACGCCTCAAGCAGGCGGGCCTGATCAAGGGCATTGTCGCGTTGCTGGACAATCAAGCGCTCGATGCAGGGATGGTGGTGTTGATCGGCGTGGTACTGGACCGCTCGACGCCGGAATCCTTCGCAGCCTTCGAAGCCGCGGCGCAAAAGGTGTCCGGCTGCATGGAATGCCATGTGGTGACGGGGGAATTCGACTACTTCATGTTGATACGAACCAAGGACAGCAACAGTTTCAACCGGCTCCACGCGGAGCAATTGCTTTACCTGCCCGGGGTTCGCCAGATTCGCTCGTTCATGGGGTTGCGCCAGGTCTTGTCGACAACCCACATCCCCCTATGA
- the mdeB gene encoding alpha-ketoglutarate dehydrogenase: MSPSDIQTQLPGQTAEDAQEMAEWREALLSVIAHGGTVRAKQILDMLVAVASTSEIGWRPSHGTPYINTISVEQQPVFPGDLALEERLASIMRWNALVMVARANQAYGELGGHIASYASAADLFEVGFNHFFKARTDTRGGDLVFYQPHSAPGVYARAFLEGRLEEQDLQHYRQEIGARANGARGLSSYPHPWLMPDFWQFPTGSMGIGPISSIYQARFMRYLEHRGLQNTSGRTVWGVFGDGEMDEPESMSALTLAAREGLDNLVWVVNCNLQRLDGPVRGNGRIIDELEALFGGAGWNVIKLVWGSDWDGLFARDKDGALVRALSATVDGQFQTFAAKDGRFNREHFFGQNEALAHLAQGLTDEQIDRLKRGGHDLVKIFAAYQSAMLEGKKPTVILAQTKKGFGMGDAGQGKMTVHQQKKLDKDALIAFRNRFNLPLTDEQATSLSFFKPATDSAEMRYLHERRRALGGYMPSRPTTSASLVVPDVNSYAGFAITAEGKEMSTTMAFVRMLSGLLRDKQLGPRIVPIVADEARTFGMASLFKQIGIYSSVGQRYEPEDIGSILSYREALDGQILEEGISEAGAISSWVAAATSYSVHGLPMLPFYIYYSMFGFQRIGDLIWAAADQRARGFLLGATAGRTTLGGEGLQHQDGNSHLMASMVPNCRAYDPAFASEFAVILDHGMRQMLERQVDEFYYVTLMNENYPQPNLPEGVEQAIIKGMYLFARHEVEDASGSVQLLGSGTILREVIAAAELLARDWNIDSEVWSVTSFTELARDAREVERWNRLHPGQTARHSHVQESLNDTAPIIACTDYVRALPQLIASYLDARYTVLGTDGFGRSDTRNQLRRFFEVDRHQVVLSALTALVHEGHLDASVCAEAIERYAIDVDAVVPWDA, translated from the coding sequence ATGAGCCCGTCCGATATCCAGACCCAATTGCCGGGCCAGACAGCTGAAGATGCACAGGAAATGGCCGAGTGGCGGGAGGCGTTGCTGTCCGTCATTGCCCACGGCGGCACGGTCCGGGCAAAACAGATCCTCGACATGCTGGTGGCCGTGGCCAGCACTTCCGAGATCGGTTGGCGGCCCAGCCACGGCACGCCCTATATCAATACGATCAGCGTCGAGCAGCAGCCGGTGTTTCCGGGCGACCTGGCGCTGGAAGAGCGACTGGCTTCGATCATGCGCTGGAACGCGCTGGTCATGGTCGCCAGAGCCAACCAGGCCTATGGGGAACTGGGCGGCCACATCGCCAGTTACGCCAGCGCCGCCGATTTGTTTGAAGTGGGCTTCAACCATTTTTTCAAGGCGCGCACCGACACTCGCGGCGGTGATCTGGTGTTTTACCAGCCGCACTCGGCACCGGGCGTTTATGCGCGGGCCTTTCTGGAAGGGCGCCTCGAGGAGCAGGATCTGCAACATTATCGGCAAGAGATCGGCGCGCGCGCCAATGGCGCCCGGGGTTTGTCGAGTTACCCGCACCCGTGGTTGATGCCGGACTTCTGGCAGTTCCCGACGGGCTCGATGGGCATCGGTCCGATCAGCTCGATCTACCAGGCGCGTTTCATGCGTTACCTGGAGCACCGCGGCCTGCAAAATACCTCGGGGCGGACCGTCTGGGGGGTGTTTGGCGACGGTGAAATGGATGAGCCGGAAAGCATGTCGGCGCTGACCCTGGCGGCGCGTGAAGGGCTGGATAATCTGGTGTGGGTGGTCAACTGCAACCTTCAGCGCCTGGACGGTCCGGTGCGTGGCAACGGTCGCATCATCGATGAGCTGGAGGCGCTGTTCGGCGGGGCCGGCTGGAACGTCATCAAACTGGTCTGGGGCTCCGACTGGGACGGATTGTTTGCCCGGGATAAAGACGGCGCGCTGGTCCGGGCATTGTCGGCAACGGTCGATGGCCAGTTCCAGACGTTCGCGGCCAAGGATGGGCGCTTCAACCGTGAGCATTTCTTTGGCCAGAACGAAGCCCTGGCGCATTTGGCTCAAGGCCTGACCGACGAGCAGATCGACCGCCTCAAACGCGGTGGTCATGACCTGGTGAAAATCTTTGCCGCGTATCAAAGCGCAATGCTCGAGGGCAAGAAGCCTACGGTGATTCTGGCGCAAACCAAGAAAGGCTTCGGCATGGGCGACGCCGGGCAGGGCAAGATGACCGTGCACCAGCAGAAGAAACTCGACAAGGACGCCTTGATCGCCTTCCGCAACCGCTTCAATTTGCCGCTGACCGATGAACAGGCGACCTCGCTGAGCTTCTTCAAACCTGCTACCGACAGCGCGGAAATGCGTTACCTGCACGAACGTCGCCGGGCGTTGGGCGGGTACATGCCGTCGCGGCCCACCACTTCGGCGTCGTTGGTTGTGCCTGACGTCAACAGCTACGCCGGGTTTGCCATCACCGCCGAAGGCAAGGAAATGTCCACCACCATGGCCTTCGTGCGGATGCTCAGCGGTTTGCTGCGGGACAAGCAACTGGGGCCGCGCATCGTGCCGATCGTGGCGGATGAAGCGCGTACCTTCGGCATGGCCAGCCTGTTCAAGCAGATCGGCATCTACTCCAGCGTGGGGCAGCGTTATGAGCCGGAGGACATTGGTTCTATCCTGAGTTATCGAGAAGCCCTGGACGGGCAGATTCTCGAAGAGGGCATCAGCGAGGCCGGCGCCATCAGCTCCTGGGTGGCTGCCGCGACCAGCTACTCGGTGCATGGCCTGCCGATGTTGCCGTTCTACATCTATTACTCGATGTTCGGCTTCCAGCGCATCGGCGACCTGATCTGGGCAGCGGCAGATCAGCGTGCTCGCGGGTTCCTGCTCGGCGCCACCGCGGGGCGCACGACCCTGGGCGGCGAAGGTTTGCAACACCAGGACGGCAACAGCCATTTGATGGCGTCGATGGTGCCCAATTGCCGTGCCTACGACCCGGCGTTCGCCAGTGAGTTTGCGGTGATTCTGGACCACGGCATGCGCCAGATGCTGGAGCGTCAGGTCGACGAGTTTTACTACGTCACGTTGATGAACGAGAACTACCCGCAGCCGAATCTTCCCGAAGGTGTCGAGCAGGCGATTATCAAGGGCATGTACCTGTTCGCCCGACATGAAGTCGAAGACGCGAGCGGCAGCGTTCAGCTGTTGGGCTCCGGCACGATCCTGCGGGAGGTGATCGCGGCGGCCGAGTTGTTGGCCCGCGACTGGAACATCGACAGCGAAGTCTGGAGCGTCACCAGCTTCACCGAGCTGGCCCGGGATGCCCGGGAAGTGGAACGCTGGAACCGCCTGCACCCCGGACAAACCGCTCGGCACAGTCATGTTCAGGAGTCGCTCAACGACACGGCGCCGATCATTGCCTGCACCGATTACGTGCGCGCCTTGCCCCAGTTGATCGCCAGTTATCTCGATGCCCGTTACACCGTGCTCGGCACCGACGGCTTTGGTCGCAGTGATACCCGCAACCAGCTGCGCAGGTTCTTCGAAGTGGACCGCCATCAGGTCGTCTTGAGCGCACTGACTGCACTGGTGCATGAGGGGCATCTGGACGCCAGTGTCTGTGCCGAGGCGATTGAGCGCTACGCCATTGACGTTGACGCAGTAGTCCCTTGGGACGCTTGA
- a CDS encoding M20 family metallopeptidase, whose product MNATPQQALDWLADQRQAMEALLQRIVDTDSNSYDKAGVDAVGALLEAELEADGILLKRMPVDGFGDVILAEVPGASGKPVLLLGHRDTVFPKGTTTTRGYSRDANLAYGPGVADMKGGLVLNCFALMALKRAGQLPCPVQVLYTGDEEIGSGSARTHIENAARAARAVLNTEPGRASGNVVSARKGGATLIIEVSGRAAHAGVNHADGASAIEALARKIVKLHALTDYPAGITTNVGLISGGTSSNTVAPSASARLDVRFIELKHWDQIFTAIQAIVAEEELIGTSAILKEATTFLPMEAHHSERLLHIYQQKALALGFSVEGEFTGGCADSGFTASLGIPTLCGLGPVGGKVHTDREYLELDTLVPRALALVATILAIGESS is encoded by the coding sequence ATGAACGCCACGCCACAACAGGCGCTGGACTGGCTTGCTGACCAGCGCCAAGCCATGGAAGCGCTGCTACAGCGTATCGTCGACACCGACTCCAACAGCTATGACAAGGCGGGCGTCGACGCTGTGGGCGCGCTGCTCGAGGCTGAACTGGAAGCTGACGGCATCCTGCTCAAGCGCATGCCGGTCGATGGTTTTGGCGACGTGATACTCGCCGAAGTGCCAGGCGCATCTGGAAAGCCGGTGCTGTTGCTGGGCCATCGCGACACAGTGTTCCCCAAAGGCACCACCACGACTCGCGGCTACAGCCGCGACGCCAATCTCGCCTATGGCCCCGGCGTCGCCGACATGAAAGGCGGCTTGGTGCTCAATTGCTTCGCCCTCATGGCACTCAAGCGCGCCGGTCAGTTGCCCTGTCCGGTGCAGGTTCTGTACACCGGTGACGAAGAAATCGGCTCCGGCAGCGCCAGAACCCATATCGAAAACGCAGCCCGTGCCGCCCGCGCCGTGCTCAATACCGAACCCGGCCGGGCCAGCGGTAACGTGGTCAGCGCACGCAAAGGCGGTGCCACGCTGATCATCGAAGTCAGCGGCCGCGCGGCGCATGCCGGGGTCAACCATGCCGACGGAGCCAGCGCCATCGAGGCCCTGGCACGCAAGATCGTCAAGCTCCATGCCTTGACCGATTACCCGGCAGGCATCACCACTAACGTTGGCCTGATATCCGGTGGCACGTCCAGCAACACCGTCGCGCCTAGCGCCTCCGCCCGACTGGACGTGCGCTTCATCGAACTCAAGCACTGGGATCAGATCTTTACCGCAATCCAGGCCATCGTCGCAGAAGAAGAACTGATCGGCACCAGCGCCATCCTCAAGGAAGCGACGACCTTTCTACCGATGGAAGCCCATCACAGCGAACGGCTGCTGCACATCTACCAACAAAAAGCGCTGGCGCTGGGTTTCAGCGTCGAAGGCGAATTCACCGGCGGTTGCGCCGACTCCGGATTCACCGCCAGCCTGGGCATTCCAACCCTGTGTGGCCTCGGGCCGGTTGGTGGCAAGGTCCACACCGATCGTGAATATCTGGAACTGGACACGCTGGTGCCTCGCGCGCTGGCCTTGGTGGCGACCATTCTGGCTATCGGCGAGAGCAGTTGA
- a CDS encoding integrase domain-containing protein, protein MARVGNRAGRNFGFGRQLSYAGPQALKDLFGGGHFATVKAHSDRWQAFVQWCRSDKGPGLNDARQIDRDILMRYATYVREQVDQGNVGIATAQNRLSSVNRTMAALRGDQYVKIPSPSKALGLQRSSVRSEAPQGQDRVQVRLIAQTLSERQQSRVSAIVLLARETGMRLREAILADLPRLQREAQRLGKINIQEGTKGGRSGTSAPRWIAVTDQVRGALDRASEVSPSGSRNLLAPDESYKDFMQTVVRPARDLLHEHGLKGFHELRAAYACERYEQLTGFSAPINGGRGHREDRALDQRARQQISHELGHNRIDVVSAYVGGRR, encoded by the coding sequence ATGGCTCGGGTCGGTAATCGAGCGGGGCGCAATTTCGGCTTCGGTCGCCAGCTCAGCTATGCCGGACCGCAAGCCCTGAAAGATCTGTTTGGTGGCGGTCATTTTGCGACCGTCAAAGCCCATAGCGATCGCTGGCAGGCATTCGTGCAATGGTGTCGATCCGATAAAGGACCAGGACTCAATGACGCGCGACAGATCGACCGTGACATCCTCATGCGCTACGCCACTTATGTGCGTGAGCAGGTTGATCAGGGCAACGTCGGCATCGCCACCGCGCAAAACCGCCTGTCCAGCGTGAACCGAACGATGGCCGCGCTGCGCGGTGATCAGTACGTCAAAATCCCCAGTCCGAGCAAGGCGCTAGGCCTACAGCGTTCAAGCGTGCGTAGTGAGGCACCGCAAGGCCAAGACCGTGTGCAAGTCAGACTGATTGCGCAAACGCTGTCAGAGCGACAGCAATCGAGGGTGAGTGCCATTGTGCTCTTAGCTCGGGAGACCGGCATGCGCCTGCGTGAAGCGATCTTGGCGGACCTGCCACGGCTGCAACGAGAGGCTCAACGACTGGGCAAGATCAACATCCAGGAAGGCACCAAGGGCGGTCGATCAGGTACATCGGCACCGCGTTGGATTGCGGTCACGGATCAAGTTCGTGGCGCCCTGGATAGAGCCAGTGAGGTCTCACCCAGTGGCAGTCGGAATTTGTTGGCGCCCGACGAAAGCTACAAAGACTTCATGCAGACAGTCGTGCGACCGGCGCGGGACCTCCTGCATGAGCATGGATTAAAAGGCTTTCATGAGCTGCGGGCGGCTTACGCCTGTGAGCGCTATGAACAACTGACCGGCTTCTCCGCGCCCATCAATGGCGGTCGTGGTCATCGAGAGGATCGAGCACTCGATCAGCGTGCACGCCAGCAGATCAGCCACGAGTTGGGGCATAACCGCATCGACGTGGTGAGTGCCTACGTCGGAGGTCGTCGATGA